The DNA sequence cattcattctAAACAACGGTAGCGTCAAGTTAGGTGCGATTGTCCACCTGCTTGCATTGTGAGCAGAAATCCACCCCACCACGTAAAGGCATATGAGCATGTCTCAAAACGTGcaaaaaaatacaagtaatGACACACCGCTGATGGATTATCACAAAGTTCGTTTACTAATAGTTGACTGACAGAATTGAGGAAGTAAACTGAATTGTGATAGGACGCGAGTATAAAGAAGACAATAGAACAACCTCTGGAGAAAGTGGAAATTCCTTCACGTTACATAGCTGACGGGTCattaaaaataagaattaGAAAACTAACGATGATGTCGATAGCAAAGGATAAGAAAACGTTCAAATTAAAGGAAACCTTTtttcaatgatatttataCAGTTGAGTCACAGTTACAAGTTTTGTAAAATGGGTACAATTTAAAAGACTAGAAAGGGTACGCACTCTAAAGCCAAGCCGACGACTGGAAACCTGAAGTATAAAATTTCACAGAGATGTGTCCAGGCTTTGCCTGCTGATCTGAAACATCAGTGGGGCAAGAACACTGATTTGTATAAACAAAGTCTGCAACTACAAACTATTTATCTGCTGCGCGAGCGATCTTTCCGCCTGCTTCCCTTTTCCTCTTTGCTCCTTCTTCCTCTAGAATCGTCGCGATCTCTGCTTCGCtttctttctctgtttttatctCGGCTTCGGCTTCGTCTTTTCCTATCTTCGTCTCTCCCTTTCTTGCTTGGGCTTCTACTTCGCCTTTTCTTTCTGTCTCGGTCTCTGCTATCTTCGCGTCTTCGGTGCTCTTTAATTCGCCTTCCGGAACTATCGCGATCACGACTTCGACTTCGTCTTCTTTCTCGGTCTCGGTCTCGGTCCCGGTCCCGGTCCCGGTCCCGGTCCCGGTCCCGATCTCGGCTGTGGCTTCGGCTGCGGCTACTTGGCAGCTTCGCTCGTCGGTCTCCATCTGCCTCGTCCTGGCGTCTATTTGGTGGACTAAACGATTCGAAAATAAATAACCTTAAGTAAAGTAAAAGACTACTATTTTAAAGCGACCGCACTTTCGTTTATTTTCACGTGACACCATCTTCGCAATTACACCAGTAATCGACTACGGTTTGTTCAGTACGCGATCGATACATTCGATTGACTAGCTCGCTAGAGCAGTCgagctttctttttctttcgtaaatctttaaCTTAACTGTTTTCAAATTGGGGGCGAACTGTCAAGAAATTGGTGGCGAATTTGTTCGCATACCAACACCACTCTCTTCTTTGGCAAAAATTTACTTGTAGTAAAAAGCTAAAACCACACACACAGACATTCACACAGACACATGGTGGCTGAAAAACTTTTCTGCccaccaaaacaaaaaggacaaaaagcaaaaaagagcGACAACTCTTGGAGTTAagtcttcctcttcttttctACTCACCCACCTTTCTACTCGTGTACGCCTAACAAAATCCTCGGCTTCTCCCCAGCCGTCCTGAGCTGTGCGCTTGTGGTCATCACACAGTCCTTTCTCTCGCAGCTTCACTTCTATGTCCTTCTGCACAGGCACTGGGATGCGTGGAAACAACGTCCCATACCACTCCAGCTTCAGCAGGAAACTCCTCACCATCTGCCCAATAGTCATGGTGCAGCCTCCACCAGCCTTGGGATCGACTTCCTGGTAAATGGCATGAATATAAACAAAAACTCCCTAAGTATATAGAGGAAAAATACAGACCACTTGGTTTCTAGGGATGAGTTGTCTTCACTTGGGTTAGTtctactgaaaaaaaaaactacaactTCAACCCAATGATTGCTGTTCTTACACTATTGCGAACATTTGCGCACTCAGCAGCCACAATACAAGCTAACCCCAGTCGCAACAACTTAGCCTGGTATAACAAttttaaagacaaaaaaacttaCATCACCATGGAATAAATTTACTGAGGACTAACACAAATATACTCAAGTGGGTCAAGCTATTCTCATTCCTCAAAATAACACTCAAGCCTACATATGGCCTTTTGGTTTCTGGCACAagccaaaattaaaaaatataatctCTTACAGTCATTTGGCTAGgttaataataaattgagCTGTTAGTCAGGCTTgaaattcagttttgtttttttccaaattattGTCAAGTAAATTTCCCAAAGAAGGGTAAAGGATTAAGTAATAGTTAATACTCAATGTCCAGAACATTCTCACAAAAATCTGTTGACATTCTTCAATTAGTTCGTTCAAATGCTTAGTTTATTCATTTCCATTCATTTCCACTCGcttcagcaaaacaaaaaacaaaaaagaagactGTGCATGTTACAACCAAGGGTTTTACTGGCAACCATGAATTCCACTTTGCACACTTACTGcatgaagaaaattaatttcaataaCTATCTCTCTTTTGTATTTCACAACCCAAAAAGTCTCCACAAAATCCAGAACAGATTATTAAGGGAACTTCAGAATAAGGAAAAAAGTGTAAATGGATTTAATCTAGAGCTTGCAAAGCAAAACGCCATGCTACTCAGTTGACATGTTAACCTCAGTTAAGGCAACTCGGAGGAGGCTTGCAGGCGGCATGGGAACAGATGTCATGAGCTGCCTAAGAGGTTCATTACCAAGCCACCTACAAACACATCAACACAACTTCATCAAAAAACATGCTCACTGCCAAGAGtatcaataataaatttcaccaataaataatttgttgAAGGAACTCACCACTTTAAAAAGTTGCACCTTTCTTCACACGTtcttgcaataataattgctcCATGGTTAAAGTAATGATCTTCCTGAACCATTACTTATCAACATAGGCTTAATTCGGGAAGGAGTTACTGGTGTTGAAAGGCCTCATATTGCATTACAGCCCTCCCTCTTGCAATGTTActtcaaatttcaagaaaaccaAAGTTGATATAGCTCTTAATACTGGCCAATTGTTTATTTCAGACAAACTTgaagcaaaatttgatttcatttggaaattattgttttttttcctagtaCTTTGTTATCACTTCTTAGCAACACTTGTTTTGGACCATTTAATTTCACATTGGTTGAAATTATTGCTTGATACATCTGTATGTtctcaaaatcaaggaaaatgtaACTAAGAACTGTGTTAGGTATTAGAGGAAAACACCACCAAAGTAATTTTGCTGACTGAAAAGCAAAGGTACCGTAAAAGCCcaatgaattttgttttttcaaacattttcttcACTTATTGCTTCTAAAAGAACTGTTATGGCTGTCACAAAAATTTAAGTCACTTTTCATGTTTGTGTTGGTTAAGTTTTTAAAAGAGACTGACCTCTTCATCTTCAAGGAAAGGCTCCATCCATTCCCACAGTTTGTTTGGCGGTTGGCAATACCTAGACATAATCAGTCAAAAAgcatttgcaattttttccaTTCATCTTCAGTGTGTAATTTGTTCATGTACAAGAGTTATGAGAAAAAACTGGAAATCTGTAAGAAATGCTACTAtaataatactactactaataataataatgataataataataataaaataacaatcCAGCAGACTTATGACTGCCTAAGCTTGAACTCAGCACTATGAGTGAAAAGAGCAAGagtttaacaataataacaacaaaagtaaCAAATGTTTGCAGTGTCAAAGATAATATTTAGTCCCTTCAAGCCAAATAATCCCATTGATTGCTACACAAAAAACTGTTATCTCTACCAAATATAAAAAACACGACTGCTTCCACTTTCCCAGCAAATTTAGTcacaaattattcttttccacaaaagaaaaaaaaattcacttcaaaacaacaagGTGCAACAGACaactagaaaacaaaaataaaatggcaaagCTGCAAAAGGTAAAGTTGAAACAGCCATTATTGTTTCTAAGCTTCTTTGATTGTAACTTACCTTATAAACATGAACCCTAAACCCCTGATGTAGGGCGAGTCTGTATGTGTTATTAGCCCATTCAGTTGTTTGCGGGTCAATCTTAGCGTGAACAACTTGTAAAGAAGGCAGTATGCTGATGATACAATGCCCCCGGCACCGACGCCCCTGACCTAAACAATCACAAAAACAGGATGACAATTACTGTAGAAACCAATAATTCGCTATTAACTTTCCTTTCCTGAGGCAGGTTTCTAAAAAGTCCCAAAACTTTTCTGGCCTGTTTCTGGTGCCaaaattccctttatatctttgTAATGGcaaggttctaagccatcaaaatTCACAATCATCTTGGTTTATTCAtgttaagacggattccgttcaaagttccagcaatacgtgcaaaaattatttactgaaaatctactcacagcacggtaacttcttgaatgctatttaaaacatctcattgcaattcagttctctaagtgaccccgtgatgaaatccccaagcattctcgagaaattgaATGCCAAACTttgtaagaatgctaaaagcgagtgttattgtgttttcaactaatgcgaaatgtcctttttaactgaaatatggataacttcaagctcaattttctctcgcggggtcagcttgagagcttaaatctctacaggatcttcttacctttattcaaactattaccatgctaagaggtttttttggtaacttaatttttgccattattgctcgaatgttgtgtggAAATCATCTTCAAGTCA is a window from the Acropora palmata chromosome 1, jaAcrPala1.3, whole genome shotgun sequence genome containing:
- the LOC141888107 gene encoding pre-mRNA-splicing factor 38B-like, which gives rise to MDGEESRPQGQKKQNNVLPLWGNEKTMNLNSMVLTNIQSSPYFKNELFKLKTYHEVVDEIYYKVEHLEPWEKGSRKTAGQVGMCGGVRGVGAGGIVSSAYCLLYKLFTLRLTRKQLNGLITHTDSPYIRGLGFMFIRYCQPPNKLWEWMEPFLEDEEEVDPKAGGGCTMTIGQMVRSFLLKLEWYGTLFPRIPVPVQKDIEVKLREKGLCDDHKRTAQDGWGEAEDFVRRTRVESPPNRRQDEADGDRRAKLPSSRSRSHSRDRDRDRDRDRDRDRDRDRERRRSRSRDRDSSGRRIKEHRRREDSRDRDRKKRRSRSPSKKGRDEDRKRRSRSRDKNRERKRSRDRDDSRGRRSKEEKGSRRKDRSRSR